ACGCAACCGACGCAGATAGCGGTTTTAATGGTGAACTATCTTACGCATTTTCCAATCTTAAAGAacatttaacagaaatatttcatattgaTCGATACTCTGGCGTCATATCTGTGGCAGGAAATATTGATTTTGAAAAAGATAAGCGCTACGAAATCAGAGTCGAGGTTAAAGATCACGGTGGCCTAACAGATACCAGTAAGGTTATTATTGAAGTTTCTGACGTCAATGATAACATACCCGTCATAAGTATAATGTCATTTTTGAATCCTGTGTCGGAGGATTCGCCTCCAGGCACAACCATAGCCATAATCAATGTTAAAGACGCTGATTCGGGAGGAAATGGACAGATTACTTGTACCGTACACAAAAGTCTTCCTTTCAGGATTAAGTCTACTCTGGCAAATTATTATACATTAGTGACGGATGCATTACTGGACCGCGAAAAACTGGAAGAATATAATATTTCTGTATCTGCGACAGATGGAGGCTCGCCACCGCTTTCAACCTCAAAAACGTTGCATCTTAGAGTTTCTGACATTAATGATAACCCTCCAGAATTTGGTCAAACTGCGTATTATGCCACAGTACCGGAAAATACGTCTCCAGGTACATCTATAGTTACTGTTACCGCACGCGATCCGGACTGGAATCAAAATTCCAGAGTGTCATATTTTATTCAGGAAACGCGCAGCGGTGATGATTCGGTGTCGTCTTATGTTTCCATCAACACTGAGACTGGCGTAATACACGCAGTTCGACCTTTTGACTATGAACAAATTAAAGAGATCAGATTTACAGTTAAAGCGCAAGACGCTGGTTCTCCTCCTCTCTGTAACAACGCGACAGTGATCGTTTCAGTTCAGGATCAGAATGACAATGGACCTCAGATTCTGTATCCAGTACAAACTGGTGGCTCTCCAGTAACTGAAATGGTGCCTCGTTCAGCAGATGTGGGCTATCTTGTCACTAAAGTGGTGGCTGTGGATGTGGACTCTGGACAGAATGCCTGGCTCTCATATAAACTGCAGAAAGCGACAGACAGGGCGCTGTTTGAAGTGGGCTTACAGAATGGAGAAATAAGAACTGTGCGTCAAGTCACTGATAAAGATGCTGTGAAACAGAAGCTCACTGTTGTAGTGGAGGACAACGGACAGCCCTCTCGTTCAGCTACAGTCAATGTTAACGTGGCGGTCGCGGACGCTTTCACTGAAGTGCTCTCCGAGTTCACGGACTTTACACACGACAAGGAATACAACGACAACCTGACATTTTATCTAGTCCTGGCACTGGTTGTGGTTTCGTTTCTCTTCATCGTGACAATTATAGCTATTCTGTCAGTGAAATGCTACAGATGGAGACGTGAGCGGATGTTTTACAAATCCGGTGCCAATCTACCGGTTATTCCGTATTATCCACCCCTTTACGCAGACGTCGGGGGAACAGGAACTTTACAGCATATGTGCAGTTATGAAGCTTACAGAACCACTGACTCTAGAAAGAGTGATCTGAAATATGCCAGACCTCCTACTGAGAGCATTATTAGTCTGGATACCGCTGGAACACAAACACTGACCCATGCGAAGAGGGACAATCTGACTAATAATTCTGAGCATCAGGTGAGAACTTTGCTTTTTCAGTCTGTTCTTGATGGTGGTTTTAAAACAAACAGTAGATATGGCGTTTGTCGGTGTTCTGCTACTATATttatgctgttttgttttgtcgtTTGAAATACTGTTAGGCCTACCTACatagtacatttttaaatgttggtATTATTACAAAcccttttaaaaatgacatttgaaAGTAGCGGCTCATCCTTATGTGGTGAAATATTTGCTCTGATGACTGCTATAGCCTAGTTAATGACGTTCATTTACCTACTGATAATTTCAATTTATCTAATCCCAAGAGTGTAGAACGTATATTAGACAGACAACTGCATCTGTACAAGAATATTACCTTGCTGTTATTCGCTTATGATGGAGGCGAGCCACGGTCGTTTAATATTcaaaaatctgattaaagttttagatgaaaatgaaaatggaaaccattaaagaaccctttttaaaaaagattgtaccgttttgttttgtttttcaccgactgctgtaatttatttaaataacttgCTCAGTACTCATAATCTCAGTTAAAATGGTGGAGGAGTGCATTGGCCGTGGACTACATCTATTAAAATATCCAAGTAAATACAAActacactatacaaataaaaacgcgctttcacagcaaaatcaccagtgttgatttaacacccatagtgttgaatttacaccctacagtgtttatataagtccattggactcaaataaacactctgggtgtcaATTCAACACTAAGGATATTACTGTGTTCTGTGAAACAACTGCTTAGATAAATGAGTCTCTATAATAGATTTAAGTTTTTGTTATATTAAATAATCATGACTCCAAATCGGCTATTTACGTGCGGGTTGTATTTAATGCTAAAGTTTAACGAATTTTCCATTCCACGCAGCAGCTTATATATGCAACGCTTTACCCCTTGTTTCAATTCTATTCTTCATCTCTTTCATCTTTTGCTGCATGTTTATCCAAATGAGCACCGATACAgggcatatttacatatttaaattcaaaatgtgATTCTAATGTCCAATTTCTTGATCTCATTCTCTGAATTTTTGGCTTTGTTGTACCCCATGTTGTCTGTAAGTGCCGCTGTTGTCTTAAGCACTTGTATTTACTTGAAAAATTGTGATCACTCCCAGGATCTTGCAGAATATCggagataaaaggtctagaACAGACGAGCTCCTATTTTTACTCCTGCCTCTCCTTGTGTCCTTTTTCCTCACGGCAGTCTcttcataattttttatttttattttgttggtgCTACTTGTCATGGGGATTTCTCCGTTTTTTCTTGGGAGTGCGCTCTGTCCTGTACAGAATGGATTTTCCTCCAAAGCGCAGCTACAGGCCTTGACACTCTTCTTCATTACTGATGTAATTTTGGGACAAATTCGCTACTCAATACCAGAAGAACTGAAAAAAGGATCATTTGTGGGAAATGTGGCCGAAGATTTGGGTTTAGACGCACGGAGGATGAAAGCGGGTGGTGCTCGAATTGTTAGTGGCGAGAGCAGCGAATTCATCGGACTGGATTTAGACAAAGGATTTCTGGTAGTCGAAGAGCGGATAGACAGAGAACGGCTTTGTGGGCAGATGTCTCCCTGCAGTCTTAGTCTCGAAATAATCTCAACAAATCCAATGCAACTTCACAGTGTTGTTATAGAAATATTGGATATAAATGATAATTCTCCTACTTTTACAGAAAACGAGGTGCAGTTAGAAGTATCTGAATCGACTCAACCGGGTACCCTTATTTTACATGAGAGCGCTGTAGACCATGACATGGGTAAGAATTCGCTTCAGGGATATACTTTGCATCCGACAGATAAATTTAACCTTAAAATACAGACTAGCCCTGATGGTAAAAAATACAGTGAGTTGTATTTACATTCTCCTttagacagagaggaagaggacaaAGTGCTGCTTACATTAACTGCTGTCGACGGTGGTGAGCCACAAAGATCTGGCACGCTT
The genomic region above belongs to Ictalurus punctatus breed USDA103 chromosome 14, Coco_2.0, whole genome shotgun sequence and contains:
- the LOC108274931 gene encoding protocadherin gamma-A3 isoform X29; amino-acid sequence: MGWQVIVFLLAFTCSTIHCQIRYSIPEEMKKGSLIGNIAQDLGLDLKRLQTGRAHIVTGESMQYAELKPDKGTLVVKERIDREELCGDITPCSFSFEIILENPMELHQVTIEITDINDNSPVFRKSQMSFEISETATLGSRFVLATAEDLDVGINTLQNYVLSKNDNFVVKQHSNPDGSKYAEMVLQKALDREDQPKLSLKLIAVDGGNPQRSGTVNIDVTVLDANDNAPIFNQTVYTATVTENAAVGTYITTLNATDADSGFNGELSYAFSNLKEHLTEIFHIDRYSGVISVAGNIDFEKDKRYEIRVEVKDHGGLTDTSKVIIEVSDVNDNIPVISIMSFLNPVSEDSPPGTTIAIINVKDADSGGNGQITCTVHKSLPFRIKSTLANYYTLVTDALLDREKLEEYNISVSATDGGSPPLSTSKTLHLRVSDINDNPPEFGQTAYYATVPENTSPGTSIVTVTARDPDWNQNSRVSYFIQETRSGDDSVSSYVSINTETGVIHAVRPFDYEQIKEIRFTVKAQDAGSPPLCNNATVIVSVQDQNDNGPQILYPVQTGGSPVTEMVPRSADVGYLVTKVVAVDVDSGQNAWLSYKLQKATDRALFEVGLQNGEIRTVRQVTDKDAVKQKLTVVVEDNGQPSRSATVNVNVAVADAFTEVLSEFTDFTHDKEYNDNLTFYLVLALVVVSFLFIVTIIAILSVKCYRWRRERMFYKSGANLPVIPYYPPLYADVGGTGTLQHMCSYEAYRTTDSRKSDLKYARPPTESIISLDTAGTQTLTHAKRDNLTNNSEHQQQKPPNADWRFNPNQRPGPSGATATPEVAMGTGPWPNPPTEAEQLQALMAAANEVSEATNTLGPGTMGLSTRYSPQFTLQHVPDYRQNVYIPGSTATLSANPQQPQQPPQALPAPQVTSAQVELPKAQTPASKKKITKKEKK